A window of the Vicugna pacos chromosome 32, VicPac4, whole genome shotgun sequence genome harbors these coding sequences:
- the LOC102534739 gene encoding coiled-coil domain-containing protein 74B isoform X1, giving the protein MSTLWVAAGQRPPSSGVPGSRGASRPRARLPAVPPHSGQYGAPLGLSEAQKRVLDLEKSLQFLQQQHSETLVKLHEEIEHLKRENKDLHYKLIMNQKPQKKGSISSSSFQCNKSISNTTVSANSQSKARPQPSFSKKQDSKADMPQKLDLEEELSVAALLHSSKLDKALGVQGLANNACFRDEEVEISNPGATLAAGSQHRGKQVPGAPPSTSLPPHLRKPATLQQCEVVIRQLWNANLLQAQELQHLKALLEGSQGPKAAPEEAGLSSSKDQEALHPGTTQLPRVSTKGISKKCLLLSPVPVAECAILPALKQSLRSNFAERQRRLQVVQSRRLHRSVL; this is encoded by the exons ATGAGCACCTTGTGGGTGGCGGCCGGGCAGCGGCCCCCCAGCTCCGGGGTCCCGGGCTCCCGGGGCGCCTCGCGCCCGCGCGCCCGCCTGCCCGCGGTCCCCCCGCACTCCGGGCAGTACGGCGCGCCGCTCGGGCTCAGCGAGGCGCAGAAGCGGGTGCTGGACCTGGAGAagagcctgcagttcctgcagcAGCAGCACTCGGAGACGCTGGTCAAGCTCCACGAGGAGATCGAGCACCTGAAGCGGGAGAACAAGG ATCTCCACTATAAGCTAATCATGAATCAGAAGCCGCAGAAGAAAG GCAGCATCTCCAGTTCCAGCTTTCAGTGCAACAAGTCCATCTCAAACACGACGGTGTCAG CCAACTCTCAGAGCAaggccaggccccagcccagctTCTCCAAGAAGCAAGACTCGAAAGCTGACATGCCCCAGAAGTTGGACCTGGAGGAGGAGCTGTCGGTTGCTGCCCTGCTTCACAGCAGCAAGCTGGACAAAGCCCTCGGGGTGCAGGGACTGGCCAA TAATGCCTGTTTCAGAGACGAAGAAGTGGAGATTTCTAATCCAGGGGCCACCTTGGCGGCAGGCAGTCAGCACAGGGGCAAGCAGGTACCAGGAGCCCCACCCTCCACGAGCCTGCCCCCACACCTGCGCAAGCCCGCCACGCTGCAGCAGTGCGAAGTGGTCATCCGCCAGCTGTGGAACGCCAACCTGCTGCAGGCCCAAGAG CTGCAGCACCTGAAGGCCCTCCTGGAAGGGAGCCAGGGGCCCAAGGCGGCCCccgaggaggctggactgagttCTTCCAA GGACCAGGAGGCCCTGCACCCAGGGACCACGCAGCTCCCCAGGGTCTCCACCAAGGGCATCTCCAAGAAATG cctgctcctgagccCGGTGCCTGTGGCAGAGTGTGCCATCTTGCCTGCGCTCAAGCAGAGCCTGAGGAGTAACTTTGCTGAGCGGCAGAGGAGGCTGCAGGTGGTGCAGAGCCGGCGCCTGCACCGCTCTGTGCTCTGA
- the LOC102534739 gene encoding coiled-coil domain-containing protein 74B isoform X2, with product MSTLWVAAGQRPPSSGVPGSRGASRPRARLPAVPPHSGQYGAPLGLSEAQKRVLDLEKSLQFLQQQHSETLVKLHEEIEHLKRENKDLHYKLIMNQKPQKKGSISSSSFQCNKSISNTTVSANSQSKARPQPSFSKKQDSKADMPQKLDLEEELSVAALLHSSKLDKALGVQGLAKDEEVEISNPGATLAAGSQHRGKQVPGAPPSTSLPPHLRKPATLQQCEVVIRQLWNANLLQAQELQHLKALLEGSQGPKAAPEEAGLSSSKDQEALHPGTTQLPRVSTKGISKKCLLLSPVPVAECAILPALKQSLRSNFAERQRRLQVVQSRRLHRSVL from the exons ATGAGCACCTTGTGGGTGGCGGCCGGGCAGCGGCCCCCCAGCTCCGGGGTCCCGGGCTCCCGGGGCGCCTCGCGCCCGCGCGCCCGCCTGCCCGCGGTCCCCCCGCACTCCGGGCAGTACGGCGCGCCGCTCGGGCTCAGCGAGGCGCAGAAGCGGGTGCTGGACCTGGAGAagagcctgcagttcctgcagcAGCAGCACTCGGAGACGCTGGTCAAGCTCCACGAGGAGATCGAGCACCTGAAGCGGGAGAACAAGG ATCTCCACTATAAGCTAATCATGAATCAGAAGCCGCAGAAGAAAG GCAGCATCTCCAGTTCCAGCTTTCAGTGCAACAAGTCCATCTCAAACACGACGGTGTCAG CCAACTCTCAGAGCAaggccaggccccagcccagctTCTCCAAGAAGCAAGACTCGAAAGCTGACATGCCCCAGAAGTTGGACCTGGAGGAGGAGCTGTCGGTTGCTGCCCTGCTTCACAGCAGCAAGCTGGACAAAGCCCTCGGGGTGCAGGGACTGGCCAA AGACGAAGAAGTGGAGATTTCTAATCCAGGGGCCACCTTGGCGGCAGGCAGTCAGCACAGGGGCAAGCAGGTACCAGGAGCCCCACCCTCCACGAGCCTGCCCCCACACCTGCGCAAGCCCGCCACGCTGCAGCAGTGCGAAGTGGTCATCCGCCAGCTGTGGAACGCCAACCTGCTGCAGGCCCAAGAG CTGCAGCACCTGAAGGCCCTCCTGGAAGGGAGCCAGGGGCCCAAGGCGGCCCccgaggaggctggactgagttCTTCCAA GGACCAGGAGGCCCTGCACCCAGGGACCACGCAGCTCCCCAGGGTCTCCACCAAGGGCATCTCCAAGAAATG cctgctcctgagccCGGTGCCTGTGGCAGAGTGTGCCATCTTGCCTGCGCTCAAGCAGAGCCTGAGGAGTAACTTTGCTGAGCGGCAGAGGAGGCTGCAGGTGGTGCAGAGCCGGCGCCTGCACCGCTCTGTGCTCTGA